A stretch of Mycobacterium sp. ITM-2016-00316 DNA encodes these proteins:
- a CDS encoding response regulator transcription factor, producing MDALRVVIADDDVLLREGLASLLQREGFEVVGQAGDAEQLLALVDGQDPQLVLTDIRMPPGHSTEGLDAARLIRERSPETAIMVLSAHVDVDHAMELLAGGHSIGYLLKSRVVDVNDFVDTLRRVSHGASVIDPALVAELVSARRRDDPLAALSNREREVLTLMAEGLSNGGIGRRLWVTEGTVEKHVRSILTKLDLPETGDDHRRVRAVIVYLESR from the coding sequence CGGGTGGTCATCGCCGACGATGACGTGCTGTTGCGCGAAGGTCTCGCGAGTCTGCTGCAGCGCGAAGGGTTCGAGGTCGTGGGCCAGGCGGGCGACGCCGAGCAGCTGCTGGCACTGGTGGACGGGCAGGATCCTCAGCTGGTGCTCACCGATATCCGGATGCCGCCGGGACACAGCACCGAGGGTCTGGATGCCGCCCGGCTTATCCGCGAACGCTCGCCGGAGACGGCGATCATGGTGCTCTCGGCGCACGTCGACGTCGATCACGCCATGGAACTGCTGGCCGGCGGTCACAGCATCGGCTATCTGCTCAAGAGCCGCGTGGTCGACGTGAACGATTTCGTGGACACGCTGCGCCGCGTCAGCCATGGCGCCTCGGTGATCGACCCCGCCCTGGTGGCCGAGTTGGTCTCCGCGCGCCGGCGCGACGATCCGCTGGCGGCGTTGAGCAACCGTGAACGCGAGGTACTCACGCTGATGGCCGAGGGCCTGTCCAACGGGGGCATCGGGCGCCGCTTGTGGGTCACCGAAGGCACCGTCGAAAAGCATGTGCGCAGCATCCTGACGAAGCTGGATCTCCCCGAGACCGGCGACGATCACCGCCGGGTGCGGGCGGTCATCGTGTACCTCGAATCGCGATAA
- a CDS encoding GAF domain-containing sensor histidine kinase, translated as MLAQVVRPTARPVGVGIIVAILFLIAEVGAVAALKQVAPENAFGALLLLGVLVVSAGWDVGLAVATSLASAAVYAYLHLEGRDSLAPALAVFLTLALLTNVLVGQARLRAAEAEQRRAHADSLAAQQAALRRVATLVARSADPAEVSTVAVDELSQSLGADHVTLVRFESEHSCVVVAARDRADPAGSNAMSVGERFALTGDSISARILRTGLPDRIDDYATAAGPIATRLQGLGVRSGAGTPLVVDGAIRGALLVGSRQSQAISPHLQDHVGDFADLVSTALANAETRAELTASRARIVAAADEARRGFERDLHDGAQQRIVSLSLQLRAIEALAADPLRTELSQVVNGLAELHTDLQELSRGMHPAVLSRGGLRPALRALARRSPVPVELDVRAEGRLPESVEVAAYYVIAESLTNTAKYAGAEVVTVCLYIEDGVLHLSVADDGVGGAQTGGGSGLIGLRDRVEALSGQFTVASTPGEGTTLRATIPVSS; from the coding sequence ATGCTGGCACAGGTGGTGCGCCCCACTGCGCGCCCGGTCGGCGTCGGCATCATCGTGGCAATCCTGTTCCTGATCGCCGAGGTCGGTGCGGTGGCCGCGCTCAAGCAGGTTGCCCCCGAGAATGCGTTCGGTGCGCTGCTCCTGCTCGGTGTGCTGGTGGTCTCGGCGGGCTGGGATGTGGGATTGGCCGTCGCGACCTCGCTGGCGAGTGCGGCGGTGTATGCGTATCTGCACCTGGAGGGACGGGACAGCCTGGCCCCCGCGCTGGCGGTGTTCCTGACGCTGGCGTTGCTGACCAATGTCCTTGTCGGGCAAGCCCGATTGCGTGCCGCCGAAGCCGAACAGCGTCGAGCTCACGCCGATTCCCTCGCCGCGCAGCAGGCCGCGCTGCGCAGGGTGGCCACCCTCGTCGCGCGGTCTGCCGACCCTGCAGAGGTGTCCACCGTGGCCGTCGATGAGCTTTCCCAGAGCCTCGGAGCCGATCACGTGACGCTGGTGCGTTTCGAATCCGAACACAGCTGCGTCGTGGTCGCCGCGCGGGACCGCGCCGATCCGGCGGGAAGCAACGCAATGTCTGTCGGCGAACGGTTTGCGCTGACCGGTGACAGCATCAGCGCCCGCATCCTCAGGACCGGTCTGCCCGACCGCATCGATGACTACGCCACCGCGGCCGGCCCCATCGCCACGCGGCTGCAGGGCCTGGGGGTGCGGTCGGGAGCCGGCACCCCGTTGGTCGTGGACGGCGCCATCCGAGGCGCCCTGCTGGTGGGATCACGTCAGTCACAGGCAATTTCGCCGCACCTCCAGGATCACGTCGGCGACTTCGCCGATCTCGTCTCCACGGCGCTCGCCAACGCCGAGACCCGCGCCGAGCTCACCGCATCACGTGCGCGCATCGTGGCCGCCGCCGATGAGGCGCGGCGCGGTTTCGAACGCGACCTGCACGACGGCGCCCAGCAGCGCATCGTGTCACTGAGCTTGCAGCTGCGGGCCATCGAGGCCTTGGCAGCTGATCCGCTGCGCACCGAACTGTCGCAGGTGGTCAATGGTCTGGCGGAGTTGCACACCGATCTGCAGGAACTCTCGCGCGGCATGCACCCGGCCGTGCTGTCGCGGGGCGGGCTGCGCCCGGCGCTGCGGGCGTTGGCGCGCCGGTCGCCCGTTCCCGTGGAACTCGATGTGCGGGCCGAGGGCCGGCTGCCCGAGTCTGTCGAGGTGGCCGCCTATTACGTCATCGCCGAATCGCTCACCAACACGGCGAAATACGCCGGGGCGGAGGTGGTGACGGTCTGTCTCTACATCGAGGACGGCGTGCTGCACCTGTCGGTCGCCGACGACGGTGTCGGCGGCGCCCAGACGGGCGGTGGGTCGGGGCTGATCGGTCTGCGGGACCGGGTGGAGGCGCTGTCGGGGCAGTTCACGGTGGCCAGCACGCCAGGTGAGGGCACCACGCTGCGCGCGACAATCCCGGTCAGCTCCTGA
- a CDS encoding response regulator transcription factor yields MTVPRCLIVDDSAAFRDAARAMLERGGFAVVGAAADATEAVRLAAELHPDLALVDVDLGADSGFDVAGRLNDSHRDIAVILTSTHDEQDFADLVAASPARGFLPKLTLSAEAIRGLL; encoded by the coding sequence ATGACTGTTCCGCGCTGCTTGATCGTCGATGACAGCGCCGCGTTCCGGGACGCCGCGCGCGCCATGCTGGAACGCGGTGGCTTCGCGGTGGTCGGCGCTGCGGCCGACGCCACGGAGGCGGTGCGGCTGGCTGCCGAACTGCATCCCGACCTCGCGCTCGTGGACGTCGATCTGGGGGCCGACAGCGGATTCGATGTCGCCGGCCGGCTCAACGACAGCCACCGCGACATCGCGGTGATCCTCACCTCCACCCATGATGAGCAGGATTTCGCGGATCTGGTGGCCGCGAGCCCGGCCAGAGGGTTCCTGCCCAAACTCACCTTGTCCGCGGAAGCGATCCGCGGCCTGCTCTGA